Proteins from a single region of Geovibrio ferrireducens:
- the groES gene encoding co-chaperone GroES — protein MAQIKPLQDRVLVKRFKSEEKTASGIIIPDSAKEKPMEGEVIATGPGKYLDNGNKVELTVKAGDKVLFSKYAGTEVKFGDEEYLIMREDDILGILN, from the coding sequence ATGGCACAGATTAAGCCGCTTCAGGACAGAGTTCTCGTTAAACGCTTTAAAAGCGAAGAGAAAACTGCCTCAGGAATCATCATTCCCGACAGTGCAAAGGAAAAACCCATGGAAGGCGAAGTTATCGCTACAGGCCCCGGCAAATACCTTGACAACGGAAACAAGGTTGAGCTCACGGTTAAAGCGGGCGACAAAGTACTGTTCAGCAAATATGCAGGAACAGAAGTTAAATTCGGCGATGAAGAATACCTTATCATGCGTGAGGATGACATCCTCGGCATCCTTAACTAA
- the groL gene encoding chaperonin GroEL (60 kDa chaperone family; promotes refolding of misfolded polypeptides especially under stressful conditions; forms two stacked rings of heptamers to form a barrel-shaped 14mer; ends can be capped by GroES; misfolded proteins enter the barrel where they are refolded when GroES binds): MAKKIVFGEEARRAIGRGVDKLADAVKVTLGPKGRNVVIEKKFGSPLVTKDGVSVAKEIELEDALENLGAQMVKEVASKTSDIAGDGTTTATVLAQAIYREGMKNVVAGANPMELKRGLDKAVTAVIAELKKISKPIADKKEIEQVGTISANNDKEIGGIIAEAMEKVGKDGVITIEENKSTDTVLDVVEGMQFDRGYLSPYFVTNPENMEASLDNPYILIYEKKISNMKEILPVLEQLAKQNAPFLIIAEDVEGEALATLVVNKLRGTLNCCAVKAPGFGDRRKEMLKDIAVLTGGQVISEDLGIKIDTVTLADLGRAKKIVVDKENTTIVEGAGKTEEIQARVNQIKKQSEDTTSDYDREKLQERLAKLVGGVAVIKVGAATETEMKEKKARVEDALNATKAAVEEGIVPGGGVALIKALKAVESMALDGDEQIGVELVRKALEFPLRQIVANAGFEPSIIVNEIKNNPSNNYGFNAYSEQYTDMVADGVIDPTKVTRSALQNAASVASLMLTTEALITEIPEKKDAGAGMPDMGGMGGMGGMM; this comes from the coding sequence ATGGCTAAGAAAATAGTTTTCGGTGAAGAGGCCAGACGCGCCATCGGACGCGGCGTGGACAAACTCGCAGACGCGGTTAAAGTTACACTCGGACCCAAAGGAAGAAACGTTGTAATAGAAAAAAAATTCGGCTCACCCCTTGTTACTAAAGACGGTGTTTCCGTTGCTAAGGAAATCGAGCTTGAAGACGCTCTTGAAAACCTTGGCGCGCAGATGGTTAAGGAAGTTGCTTCCAAAACATCTGACATAGCGGGCGACGGTACAACCACAGCCACTGTTCTTGCTCAGGCAATCTACAGAGAAGGCATGAAAAACGTTGTGGCAGGCGCTAACCCTATGGAGCTCAAAAGAGGGCTTGATAAAGCGGTTACGGCTGTTATAGCTGAACTTAAAAAAATCTCCAAACCCATTGCAGATAAAAAAGAGATCGAGCAGGTCGGCACTATTTCCGCCAACAACGACAAAGAAATCGGCGGAATCATAGCTGAGGCTATGGAAAAAGTCGGCAAAGACGGCGTTATCACAATCGAAGAAAACAAATCAACAGACACAGTTCTTGATGTTGTTGAAGGTATGCAGTTCGACAGAGGCTACCTGTCACCCTATTTCGTGACAAACCCCGAAAACATGGAAGCTTCTCTTGATAACCCCTACATACTTATATACGAGAAAAAAATCTCCAACATGAAAGAGATTCTTCCCGTTCTTGAGCAGCTTGCAAAACAGAACGCTCCTTTCCTCATCATCGCTGAAGATGTTGAAGGCGAAGCCCTCGCCACACTCGTGGTGAACAAACTCCGCGGCACTCTTAACTGCTGCGCTGTTAAGGCTCCCGGCTTCGGCGACAGAAGAAAGGAAATGCTGAAAGACATCGCCGTTCTTACAGGCGGTCAGGTTATCAGCGAAGACCTCGGCATCAAAATTGACACTGTTACACTGGCTGACCTCGGCCGCGCCAAAAAAATCGTTGTGGACAAAGAGAACACAACCATAGTTGAAGGCGCAGGCAAAACAGAAGAGATTCAGGCACGCGTAAACCAGATCAAAAAACAGTCTGAGGACACCACAAGCGACTACGACAGGGAAAAACTTCAGGAAAGACTTGCCAAACTTGTTGGCGGCGTAGCCGTTATCAAAGTCGGCGCTGCTACTGAAACAGAAATGAAAGAGAAAAAAGCCAGAGTGGAAGATGCTCTCAACGCTACAAAAGCAGCAGTTGAGGAAGGCATAGTCCCCGGAGGCGGCGTTGCTCTTATCAAAGCCCTTAAAGCTGTTGAATCAATGGCTCTTGACGGCGACGAGCAGATCGGCGTTGAACTCGTGAGAAAAGCTCTTGAGTTCCCGCTCAGACAAATCGTTGCGAACGCAGGTTTCGAGCCCTCAATCATCGTTAACGAAATTAAAAATAACCCCAGCAACAACTACGGCTTCAACGCATACTCAGAGCAGTACACTGATATGGTTGCTGACGGCGTTATCGACCCCACAAAGGTTACAAGAAGCGCACTCCAGAACGCCGCATCTGTTGCCAGCCTTATGCTTACTACTGAGGCTCTCATCACTGAGATCCCTGAGAAGAAAGATGCAGGCGCAGGCATGCCCGATATGGGCGGCATGGGAGGAATGGGCGGCATGATGTAA